A stretch of Brassica rapa cultivar Chiifu-401-42 chromosome A08, CAAS_Brap_v3.01, whole genome shotgun sequence DNA encodes these proteins:
- the LOC103835286 gene encoding CBL-interacting serine/threonine-protein kinase 18 produces MSQALAPPPLLVVTTVVPDPPHPPPPPQQKPYALQYVTELLSRIGIKDTDKDGNISPQSPRSPRNNILMGKYELGKLLGHGTFAKVYLALNIKSGENVAIKVIDKEKIMKSGLVAHIKREISILRRVRHPYVVHLFEVMATKTKIYFVMEYVPGGELFNKVAKGRLPEDTARRYFQQLISSVSFCHGRGVYHRDLKPENLLLDAKGNLKVSDFGLSAVAEQLRIDGLCHTFCGTPAYLAPEVLTRKGYDAAKADVWSCGVILFVLMAGHIPFYDKNIMAMYKKIYKGEFRCPRWFSSDLIRLLTRLLDTNPDTRITIPEIMKSRWFKKGFKHVKFYIEDDKLCRDDEEEEEESCSSGRSSTVSESDAEFDVKRIGSMPRPASLNAFDIISFSSGFDLSGLFEEGGEGTRFLSGAPVSEIIAKLEEIARVVSFTVRKKEWSLRLEGCREGAKGPLTIGAEIFELTPSLVVVEVKQKGGDRDEYEEFCNKKLRPELDKLMHDRGEDKGKGDVVVEEEAMCLPCDTV; encoded by the coding sequence ATGTCTCAGGCCTTGGCTCCACCACCACTTCTGGTGGTCACCACCGTCGTCCCAGATCCCCCACACCCTCCCCCACCACCTCAACAAAAGCCGTACGCTCTGCAATACGTGACGGAGCTTCTCAGCCGGATAGGTATCAAAGACACGGACAAAGATGGCAACATAAGCCCACAGAGCCCGAGAAGCCCAAGAAACAATATCCTCATGGGAAAGTACGAGCTAGGGAAGCTTCTCGGCCACGGAACCTTCGCTAAGGTCTATCTAGCCCTAAACATAAAATCCGGCGAAAACGTCGCCATCAAAGTCATCGACAAGGAGAAGATCATGAAGAGCGGTTTAGTCGCTCACATCAAAAGAGAGATCTCCATCCTCCGCCGCGTGCGCCACCCTTACGTCGTCCACCTCTTCGAAGTCATGGCCACGAAGACCAAGATCTACTTCGTGATGGAGTACGTTCCAGGAGGAGAGCTATTCAACAAGGTGGCTAAAGGACGTCTGCCGGAGGACACCGCCCGGAGATATTTCCAGCAGCTGATCTCCTCCGTGTCCTTCTGCCACGGACGAGGCGTCTACCACCGTGACCTTAAACCGGAGAATCTGCTCTTAGACGCTAAAGGCAACCTCAAAGTCTCTGACTTCGGTCTCAGCGCGGTGGCAGAGCAGCTCCGTATAGACGGGCTCTGCCACACGTTCTGCGGTACTCCGGCGTATCTTGCGCCGGAGGTTTTGACGAGGAAAGGATATGATGCGGCTAAGGCTGATGTGTGGTCTTGCGGAGTGATATTATTCGTGTTGATGGCTGGTCACATCCCGTTTTACGACAAGAACATAATGGCTATGTACAAGAAGATATACAAAGGCGAGTTTCGTTGTCCTCGTTGGTTTTCGTCTGATCTTATCCGGTTATTGACTCGGCTTCTCGATACTAATCCGGATACTCGGATCACTATACCGGAGATCATGAAGAGTAGATGGTTCAAGAAAGGATTCAAACACGTCAAATTCTACATAGAAGATGATAAGTTATGTAGGGAtgacgaggaggaggaagaagagtcGTGTTCCTCTGGTCGTTCATCAACGGTTTCAGAGAGTGATGCTGAGTTTGACGTGAAGCGTATCGGTTCAATGCCGAGGCCCGCGAGCTTAAACGCGTTTGATATTATATCGTTCTCTTCGGGGTTTGATTTATCGGGGTTGTTTGAGGAAGGTGGAGAAGGGACGAGGTTTTTGTCAGGTGCTCCTGTTTCGGAGATCATAGCGAAGCTGGAGGAGATTGCGAGGGTTGTTAGCTTTACGGTGAGGAAGAAGGAGTGGAGTTTGAGGTTAGAAGGGTGTAGAGAAGGAGCGAAGGGGCCGTTGACGATTGGAGCTGAGATATTTGAGCTGACGCCGTCTCTTGTGGTGGTGGAGGTGAAGCAGAAGGGAGGAGATAGAGATGAGTATGAAGAGTTTTGTAATAAGAAACTCAGACCGGAGCTGGATAAACTAATGCATGACCGAGGAGAAGATAAAGGAAAAGGAGATGTTGttgtagaagaagaagcaatGTGTTTGCCGTGTGATACTGTATAG